The following proteins come from a genomic window of Macaca fascicularis isolate 582-1 chromosome 8, T2T-MFA8v1.1:
- the ADAMDEC1 gene encoding ADAM DEC1 isoform X2 has product MILNGEEIILSLQKSKHLLGPDYTETLYSPRGEEITTKPENMEHCYYKGNILNEKNSVASISTCHGLRGYFTHHHQRYLIKPLKSTDEKEHAIFTSNQEEQDPANYTCGVRSTGGKQGPIRISRSLKSPEQEDFLRAQKYIDLYLVLDNAFYKNYNENLTLIRSFVFDVMNLLNVIYNTIDVQVALVGMEIWSDGDKIKVVPSGSTTFNNFLRWHSSNLREKIHDHAQLLSGISFNNRRVGLAASNSLCSPSSIAVIEAKKKNSVALVAVMSHELGHVLGMPDVPFDTKCPSGSCVMNQYLSSKFPKDFSTSCRAHFERYLLSQKPKCLLQAPIPTNIMTTPVCGNHLLEVGEDCDCGSPKECTNLCCEALKCKLKPGTDCGGDAPNHTTE; this is encoded by the exons ATGATCTTAAATGGAGAAGAAATCATTCTCTCCCTACAAAAATCCAA GCATCTCCTGGGGCCAGACTATACTGAAACACTGTACTCACCCAGAGGAGAGGAAATCACCACGAAGCCTGAGAACATG GAACACTGTTACTATAAAGGAAACATCCTAAATGAAAAGAATTCTGTTGCCAGCATTAGTACTTGTCACGGGTTGAG AGGATACTTCACACATCATCATCAAAGATACCTGATAAAACCTCTGAAAAGCACAGACGAGAAAGAACATGCCATCTTTACATCTAACCAGGAGGAACAAGACCCAGCTAACTACACATGTGGTGTGAGGAGCACTGGCGGGAAACAAGGCCCAATTCGAATCTCTAGATCACTCAAAAGCCCAGAG CAAGAAGACTTTCTTCGGGCACAGAAATACATTGATCTCTATTTGGTGCTGGATAATGCCTTT TATAAGAACTATAATGAGAATCTAACTCTGATAAGAAGCTTTGTGTTTGATGTGATGAACCTACTCAATGTG ATTTATAACACCATAGATGTTCAAGTGGCCTTGGTAGGTATGGAAATCTGGTCTGACGGTGATAAGATAAAGGTGGTGCCCAGCGGAAGTACCACGTTTAACAACTTCCTGAGATGGCACAGTTCCAACCTGAGGGAAAAGATCCACGACCATGCTCAGCTCCTCAG CGGGATTAGCTTCAACAATCGACGCGTGGGACTGGCAGCTTCAAATTCCTTGTGTTCCCCATCTTCGATTGCTGTTATTGAG gctaaaaaaaagaatagtgtgGCTCTTGTAGCAGTGATGTCACATGAGCTGGGCCATGTCCTTGGTATGCCTGATGTTCCATTCGACACCAAGTGTCCCTCCGGCAGTTGTGTGATGAATCAGTATCTGAG TTCAAAATTCCCAAAGGATTTCAGTACGTCTTGCCGCGCACATTTTGAAAGATACCTTTTATCTCAGAAACCAAAGTGCCTGCTGCAAGCACCTATTCCTACAAATATAATGACAACACCAGTGTGTGGGAACCACCTTCTGGAAGTGGGAGAAGATTGTGATTGTGGTTCTCCTAAG GAATGTACCAACCTCTGCTGCGAAGCCCTAAAGTGTAAACTGAAGCCTGGAACTGATTGTGGAGGAGACGCTCCAAACCATACCAC AGAGTGA
- the ADAMDEC1 gene encoding ADAM DEC1 isoform X1 — translation MLCGTSQLPAVATMSWVLLPVLWLIVQTQAIAIKQTPELTLHEIVRPIKLHILHKREIESNQTEKHGKEERYEPEVQYQMILNGEEIILSLQKSKHLLGPDYTETLYSPRGEEITTKPENMEHCYYKGNILNEKNSVASISTCHGLRGYFTHHHQRYLIKPLKSTDEKEHAIFTSNQEEQDPANYTCGVRSTGGKQGPIRISRSLKSPEQEDFLRAQKYIDLYLVLDNAFYKNYNENLTLIRSFVFDVMNLLNVIYNTIDVQVALVGMEIWSDGDKIKVVPSGSTTFNNFLRWHSSNLREKIHDHAQLLSGISFNNRRVGLAASNSLCSPSSIAVIEAKKKNSVALVAVMSHELGHVLGMPDVPFDTKCPSGSCVMNQYLSSKFPKDFSTSCRAHFERYLLSQKPKCLLQAPIPTNIMTTPVCGNHLLEVGEDCDCGSPKECTNLCCEALKCKLKPGTDCGGDAPNHTTE, via the exons ATGCTGTGTGGGACCTCCCAGCTACCTGCAGTAGCCACCATGTCTTGGGTCCTGCTGCCTGTACTCTGGCTCATTGTTCAAACTCAAG cAATAGCCATAAAGCAAACACCTGAATTAACGCTCCATGAAATAGTTCGTCCTATAAAACTTCACATTTTACACAAAAGAGAGATCGAGAGCAACCAGACAGAAAAGCATGGCAAAGAG GAAAGGTATGAACCCGAAGTTCAATATCAGATGATCTTAAATGGAGAAGAAATCATTCTCTCCCTACAAAAATCCAA GCATCTCCTGGGGCCAGACTATACTGAAACACTGTACTCACCCAGAGGAGAGGAAATCACCACGAAGCCTGAGAACATG GAACACTGTTACTATAAAGGAAACATCCTAAATGAAAAGAATTCTGTTGCCAGCATTAGTACTTGTCACGGGTTGAG AGGATACTTCACACATCATCATCAAAGATACCTGATAAAACCTCTGAAAAGCACAGACGAGAAAGAACATGCCATCTTTACATCTAACCAGGAGGAACAAGACCCAGCTAACTACACATGTGGTGTGAGGAGCACTGGCGGGAAACAAGGCCCAATTCGAATCTCTAGATCACTCAAAAGCCCAGAG CAAGAAGACTTTCTTCGGGCACAGAAATACATTGATCTCTATTTGGTGCTGGATAATGCCTTT TATAAGAACTATAATGAGAATCTAACTCTGATAAGAAGCTTTGTGTTTGATGTGATGAACCTACTCAATGTG ATTTATAACACCATAGATGTTCAAGTGGCCTTGGTAGGTATGGAAATCTGGTCTGACGGTGATAAGATAAAGGTGGTGCCCAGCGGAAGTACCACGTTTAACAACTTCCTGAGATGGCACAGTTCCAACCTGAGGGAAAAGATCCACGACCATGCTCAGCTCCTCAG CGGGATTAGCTTCAACAATCGACGCGTGGGACTGGCAGCTTCAAATTCCTTGTGTTCCCCATCTTCGATTGCTGTTATTGAG gctaaaaaaaagaatagtgtgGCTCTTGTAGCAGTGATGTCACATGAGCTGGGCCATGTCCTTGGTATGCCTGATGTTCCATTCGACACCAAGTGTCCCTCCGGCAGTTGTGTGATGAATCAGTATCTGAG TTCAAAATTCCCAAAGGATTTCAGTACGTCTTGCCGCGCACATTTTGAAAGATACCTTTTATCTCAGAAACCAAAGTGCCTGCTGCAAGCACCTATTCCTACAAATATAATGACAACACCAGTGTGTGGGAACCACCTTCTGGAAGTGGGAGAAGATTGTGATTGTGGTTCTCCTAAG GAATGTACCAACCTCTGCTGCGAAGCCCTAAAGTGTAAACTGAAGCCTGGAACTGATTGTGGAGGAGACGCTCCAAACCATACCAC AGAGTGA